Proteins from a single region of Streptomyces glaucescens:
- the trpS gene encoding tryptophan--tRNA ligase codes for MASDRPRVLSGIQPTAGSFHLGNYLGAVRQWVALQESHDAFYMVVDLHAITVPQDPKELRANTRLAVAQLLAAGLDPDRCTLFVQSHVPEHAQLGWVMNCLTGFGEASRMTQFKDKSAKQGADRASVGLFTYPVLQVADILLYQAHEVPVGEDQRQHIELTRDLAERFNGRFGPTFTVPKPYILKETAKIYDLQDPAIKMSKSASTPKGLINLLDEPKTTAKKVKSAVTDTDTVVRFDAVEKPGVSNLLTIYSTLTGAGIGELEEKYAGKGYGALKTDLAEVMVEFVTPFRERTQQYLDDPETLDSILAKGAEKARAVAAETLAQAYDRVGFLPAKH; via the coding sequence ATGGCCTCTGATCGACCCCGCGTGCTCTCCGGAATCCAGCCCACCGCAGGCTCGTTCCACCTCGGCAACTACCTCGGCGCCGTCCGCCAGTGGGTGGCCCTGCAGGAGTCCCACGACGCGTTCTACATGGTCGTCGACCTGCACGCGATCACGGTCCCGCAGGACCCGAAGGAGCTGCGCGCCAACACCCGGCTCGCCGTCGCGCAGCTGCTCGCGGCCGGGCTCGACCCGGACCGCTGCACGCTGTTCGTCCAGAGCCACGTCCCCGAGCACGCGCAGCTCGGCTGGGTGATGAACTGCCTCACCGGCTTCGGCGAGGCCTCCCGCATGACGCAGTTCAAGGACAAGTCCGCCAAGCAGGGCGCCGACCGGGCCTCCGTCGGCCTGTTCACGTACCCGGTCCTCCAGGTCGCGGACATCCTGCTCTACCAGGCCCACGAGGTGCCGGTCGGCGAGGACCAGCGCCAGCACATCGAGCTGACCCGCGACCTGGCGGAGCGTTTCAACGGGCGCTTCGGCCCGACGTTCACGGTCCCGAAGCCGTACATCCTCAAGGAGACGGCGAAGATCTACGACCTCCAGGACCCGGCGATCAAGATGAGCAAGTCGGCGTCCACGCCGAAGGGCCTGATCAACCTGCTCGACGAGCCGAAGACCACCGCCAAGAAGGTCAAGAGCGCGGTCACCGACACCGACACCGTCGTCCGCTTCGACGCGGTGGAGAAGCCGGGCGTCAGCAACCTCCTCACCATCTACTCGACCCTCACCGGGGCGGGCATCGGGGAACTGGAGGAGAAGTACGCGGGCAAGGGCTACGGTGCGCTCAAGACGGACCTCGCCGAGGTGATGGTCGAGTTCGTGACGCCGTTCCGGGAGCGCACCCAGCAGTACCTGGACGACCCGGAGACGCTGGACTCGATCCTGGCCAAGGGCGCGGAGAAGGCCCGCGCCGTCGCCGCCGAGACGCTGGCCCAGGCCTACGACCGGGTGGGCTTCCTGCCGGCCAAGCACTGA